A genomic segment from Desulfurispirillum indicum S5 encodes:
- a CDS encoding glycosyltransferase, with the protein MRVVIDLQGAQTASRYRGIGRYSMSLTKALLSIAGHHEIHIMLSAHFPESVEAIRSELCGHLPQHHIHQWCSPGPVSFHLSDNTQRRKNATYIREAAIAALKPDRVLITSLFEGCYDDAVVSLKQHDPSTPVAVVLYDLIPLLNPDTYLQDHRYREFYQNAIKQLKKADAHLAISQHSAQEGLDALTLPQSSISIIGTACDSHFAPRSIPNHQAQIFLSSFGITGKFVMYTGGTDNRKNLARLIQAYAGIPATIRQQHQLVFVGKLSPEQSRQLKHQARQSGLDETETVITGYVDDQQLACLYNLCAVFVFPSWHEGFGLPVLEAMASGAPALASDRTSLPEVLANPHAMFDPFDTDQIRQRIQQALTDHDYCRQLIATGLKQARKFSWKQTAQKALVALEQAAQHPEIVQTRPARQHKPTMAFLSPLPPQKSGIADHSAILLPALSEYYQIEIFSDQEFMENSWIAQHLKHRKLQEFPGTAHTYERILYQFGNSAYHDYMFSLLQQHPGTVVLHDAFLSGILEHMEKNTAEPHFSRQLYYDHGYLALQQKYRGDSGTEQAIKNYPCSLHVLRRSHGVIVHSEHSKAVLENAYGPQVSDVIAFAPLPRATPHALSSQQARQQLGIDPQAFMVCSFGHIAPTKLSHLICQAWTHSRLSNNPNMQLVFVGASDPRDPYSHIMKKSIQSVTNVKCTQWVDESTYHLWLAAADIAVQLRTDSRGETSAAILDCLNYAIPTIVNAHGYLAELPEDTVFRLPDIIEPQQLARAIETLQSNEPLRGEIGKRAVKYVQDRHQPCHSASHYTHHIESFHNQAMRTAHGLIRTLATDTANHDQSCLRELAQAIGKSIPAPARQQQLLVDVTATSTNDLRTGIERVTRALFLALLQAPPQGYRIEPVCLVERNQRWSYYYARNYTCTLLGIPTHILTEEPLEVWPGDHFLSTELALHQTLSAYRHNLYTALANQGVTIHFMVHDLLPLSHPEYFPPGADQPFAQWLQVLTEVAHNIICVSNAVAQQLQEWYKQHPANRRQPLTIQHSHHGADISQSAPTTGIPEEASSILQHMRQRPTFLMVGTIEPRKGYLQVLHAFDILWRNKVNVNLVIVGREGWQGLPDEARRDIPRTIQYMQNHPELDSRLFWLEGISDQYLEKVYTASTSLIAASYGEGFGLPLIEAAQHSLPIIARDIPVFREVAREHAWYFQAHNPEQLAHAITNWLELYRSEQHPASQNLPWLTWQESAQNLWGKLTKPGVP; encoded by the coding sequence ATGAGAGTGGTAATAGACCTTCAGGGAGCGCAGACCGCAAGCCGCTACCGCGGAATTGGCCGTTACTCCATGTCACTTACCAAAGCTCTGCTTTCCATAGCAGGGCATCATGAAATTCACATCATGCTCAGCGCTCACTTCCCGGAAAGCGTTGAAGCAATACGCAGTGAGCTTTGTGGTCACCTTCCGCAGCACCATATCCATCAGTGGTGCTCGCCCGGGCCAGTCAGTTTTCATCTGAGTGACAATACCCAGCGCCGTAAAAACGCCACATACATCCGGGAAGCAGCTATTGCAGCCCTTAAGCCAGATAGAGTACTCATCACCAGTCTCTTTGAAGGATGCTACGATGACGCCGTAGTCAGCCTGAAGCAACACGATCCCAGCACACCAGTCGCCGTTGTGCTCTACGATCTCATTCCCCTGCTGAATCCCGACACCTATCTCCAGGATCACCGCTACCGGGAATTCTACCAAAACGCCATAAAGCAATTGAAAAAAGCCGATGCGCACCTTGCCATATCCCAGCACAGTGCTCAGGAAGGCCTTGATGCCCTTACATTACCCCAATCTTCTATAAGTATCATCGGGACTGCATGTGACAGTCACTTTGCACCCAGGAGCATACCGAATCACCAGGCTCAAATATTTCTGAGCAGTTTCGGCATTACCGGGAAATTTGTCATGTATACCGGTGGAACCGATAATCGCAAAAACCTGGCTCGACTCATCCAGGCATATGCCGGCATACCCGCCACCATACGCCAACAACATCAACTTGTATTTGTCGGCAAGCTCAGCCCTGAGCAATCCCGTCAACTCAAACACCAGGCCCGACAATCCGGGCTTGACGAAACAGAAACCGTAATTACCGGCTATGTGGACGATCAGCAATTAGCCTGCCTCTATAATCTTTGTGCCGTATTTGTCTTCCCTTCCTGGCATGAAGGCTTTGGCCTTCCCGTGCTCGAGGCCATGGCCAGTGGCGCCCCCGCACTCGCTTCAGACCGCACCAGTCTTCCCGAAGTCCTTGCAAACCCCCACGCCATGTTTGATCCCTTCGATACAGATCAAATTCGACAGAGAATTCAACAGGCACTCACAGACCATGACTACTGCAGGCAACTCATCGCCACTGGACTCAAACAAGCCCGGAAATTCAGCTGGAAGCAAACAGCACAAAAAGCGCTGGTGGCACTTGAGCAAGCAGCACAGCACCCCGAAATAGTCCAGACCCGCCCGGCAAGACAACATAAACCGACAATGGCATTTCTTTCCCCCCTGCCCCCTCAGAAAAGTGGCATTGCTGATCACAGCGCCATACTGTTGCCAGCATTGAGCGAGTACTATCAAATAGAAATTTTTTCTGACCAGGAGTTCATGGAAAACTCCTGGATAGCGCAACACCTGAAGCACCGAAAACTTCAGGAATTTCCCGGCACAGCTCACACCTATGAGCGAATACTGTATCAGTTTGGAAATTCAGCATACCATGACTACATGTTTTCTCTCCTGCAGCAGCACCCTGGTACCGTTGTGCTTCACGATGCCTTTCTCAGTGGCATCCTCGAGCATATGGAAAAAAACACAGCTGAACCCCATTTTTCGCGGCAGCTCTATTATGACCATGGCTATCTCGCTCTGCAGCAAAAATACCGTGGCGACAGCGGCACAGAACAAGCTATTAAAAATTACCCCTGCAGCCTTCATGTACTCAGGCGCTCCCATGGTGTCATTGTTCATTCAGAGCACTCAAAAGCAGTACTAGAAAACGCTTACGGCCCCCAGGTTTCTGATGTAATTGCATTTGCCCCATTGCCGCGTGCGACTCCCCATGCACTTAGCAGCCAGCAGGCTCGCCAGCAACTTGGCATAGATCCGCAGGCATTTATGGTTTGCAGTTTTGGACACATAGCGCCAACCAAACTCAGTCACCTGATTTGCCAGGCATGGACACATTCCAGGCTCAGCAATAATCCGAACATGCAACTCGTATTTGTTGGGGCCTCCGACCCCCGTGACCCCTATAGTCATATCATGAAAAAGAGCATCCAGAGTGTAACGAACGTAAAGTGTACTCAGTGGGTAGACGAAAGTACCTATCACCTTTGGCTTGCCGCCGCGGACATAGCCGTTCAACTGCGCACTGACAGTAGGGGAGAAACCTCCGCTGCCATTCTCGATTGTCTCAATTATGCCATACCAACCATTGTCAATGCCCATGGCTATCTAGCCGAACTTCCGGAAGACACCGTCTTTCGACTCCCGGATATCATTGAACCTCAGCAACTAGCGCGCGCAATCGAAACGCTTCAAAGCAACGAACCCCTGCGCGGAGAAATTGGAAAAAGAGCAGTAAAATACGTGCAGGATCGCCACCAGCCCTGCCACAGCGCCAGCCACTACACCCATCACATCGAAAGTTTTCATAACCAGGCCATGCGCACCGCCCATGGCCTTATCAGAACCCTTGCAACAGACACCGCCAACCACGATCAGAGCTGCCTGCGCGAACTTGCCCAGGCAATAGGCAAAAGTATTCCAGCCCCAGCCAGACAGCAACAGCTTCTCGTTGACGTGACCGCCACCAGCACCAATGACCTTCGAACCGGCATTGAGCGGGTTACCCGTGCTCTGTTCCTTGCTCTTTTGCAGGCGCCACCACAAGGCTATCGCATCGAGCCCGTATGCCTGGTTGAGCGCAATCAGCGTTGGAGCTACTACTACGCGCGCAACTATACCTGCACCCTTTTGGGCATACCCACCCATATTCTCACTGAAGAACCCCTTGAAGTTTGGCCTGGCGACCACTTTCTCAGCACAGAACTCGCCTTGCACCAGACACTGTCTGCATATCGTCACAACCTTTATACAGCGCTCGCCAACCAGGGAGTCACCATCCATTTTATGGTACACGACCTGCTTCCACTCAGTCATCCAGAGTATTTCCCGCCAGGGGCGGATCAACCCTTCGCCCAGTGGCTGCAAGTGCTCACTGAAGTCGCGCACAACATCATATGCGTCAGCAACGCCGTAGCGCAGCAATTGCAGGAGTGGTATAAACAGCACCCTGCCAACCGCAGACAGCCACTCACCATTCAGCACTCCCACCACGGAGCTGATATCAGCCAGAGCGCACCCACAACCGGAATCCCCGAAGAAGCATCGTCCATTTTGCAACACATGCGCCAGCGCCCCACCTTCCTCATGGTCGGCACCATCGAACCACGCAAAGGCTACCTGCAGGTGCTCCATGCTTTTGACATACTCTGGAGAAACAAGGTAAATGTGAACCTGGTAATCGTTGGCCGCGAGGGGTGGCAAGGCTTGCCAGATGAAGCCCGTCGCGATATACCCAGGACTATACAGTATATGCAGAACCATCCTGAACTTGACAGCCGCCTGTTCTGGCTGGAAGGCATCAGTGACCAGTACCTTGAAAAAGTATACACAGCCAGCACCAGCCTCATAGCAGCATCCTACGGCGAAGGCTTTGGGCTTCCCCTTATAGAAGCCGCTCAACACAGCCTCCCCATTATAGCAAGGGACATTCCTGTCTTCCGTGAAGTCGCCAGGGAGCACGCCTGGTACTTCCAGGCCCATAACCCGGAGCAACTTGCTCACGCCATAACTAACTGGCTTGAACTATACCGCAGCGAACAGCACCCAGCCTCCCAGAACCTGCCCTGGCTCACTTGGCAGGAAAGCGCCCAGAACCTGTGGGGGAAATTAACAAAACCGGGAGTACCATGA